Proteins from a genomic interval of Pseudobacteroides sp.:
- a CDS encoding transposase produces MLQEFSLPDFLQSDIYWTIGTLVRKRASIVNDNITLKNQVQSYIIQHYPSYKSFFSVFDCATGLEFWERFPSPSKLKDITEEELGAILYEKSSGFFDVVKARFILEAIGKDGDTSTEFQDSRNFIVPSTIKEIKHNNNEITMIEKEIKALMKTLPYKLETMKGIDFVTAAAIIAEVGDIKRFANSDKLAKFAGCSPISQSSGDTERNIRNRFGNRRLYYIFQGIAARNISAGRNKKKPVNGLFYEYYHRKISQGKTSGQAIKAVTRRVINIVYGLMKSGKPYVHPQEENIKG; encoded by the coding sequence GTGTTGCAAGAGTTCTCCTTACCAGACTTTCTACAGTCGGATATTTACTGGACAATTGGGACACTGGTAAGAAAACGGGCCAGTATTGTAAATGATAATATCACTCTTAAAAATCAGGTCCAATCCTACATTATTCAGCACTATCCCTCATATAAGTCCTTTTTTAGTGTCTTTGATTGTGCAACGGGTCTTGAATTCTGGGAGCGGTTCCCTTCCCCATCCAAGCTAAAAGATATTACAGAGGAGGAACTTGGAGCAATACTTTATGAGAAAAGCAGCGGCTTTTTTGATGTTGTAAAGGCAAGGTTTATCTTAGAGGCAATTGGAAAAGATGGAGATACAAGCACTGAATTTCAGGATTCCAGAAACTTTATAGTTCCAAGTACGATTAAGGAAATAAAGCACAATAACAATGAAATTACCATGATTGAAAAGGAAATTAAGGCACTAATGAAAACATTGCCGTATAAACTGGAAACTATGAAAGGTATTGATTTTGTTACTGCTGCTGCCATAATTGCCGAGGTAGGCGACATAAAAAGGTTTGCAAATTCCGATAAGCTGGCAAAGTTCGCTGGATGTTCACCTATTAGCCAGTCATCAGGTGACACAGAAAGAAATATCCGCAACAGGTTCGGAAACCGCCGATTATATTACATTTTCCAAGGTATTGCAGCAAGAAACATAAGTGCAGGAAGAAACAAAAAGAAGCCTGTAAACGGTCTTTTCTACGAGTATTATCATCGGAAGATATCACAAGGCAAAACATCAGGTCAAGCTATAAAGGCAGTTACAAGAAGGGTTATAAACATTGTCTACGGCCTTATGAAAAGCGGTAAGCCCTATGTACACCCACAAGAAGAAAATATTAAAGGATAA
- a CDS encoding DUF6273 domain-containing protein: MKRMYIGLLVVAISGLLLSCSVGVKDNSTKVLDIGDYLYYGKYLDKPILWRIINLDKSGNPMLFSERILCIKPFNGANGGGEETYNFELLNKHIRVYWKDANLRQWLNSSDQVIKWEGVPPSLEYVSRNPYELEAGFLSDKNFTRNEREILLNHKHDVLLSEKDEKEKEGGSDSYYPIQSGRAANRLDDAEKDYSNIYYKTFTDKVFLLSTVEIKRYVWDRGWECRRKPTKEAVKVNTVRGFSDKDYCQFWLETPHCFGDSIWALSEEMRSLPKSPGLVTNCPTDGYTGVCPAVVLNKDLCKVKSGKGSENKPYEIVPISGE; the protein is encoded by the coding sequence ATGAAAAGAATGTATATCGGGTTATTAGTAGTTGCTATATCTGGTTTACTATTAAGCTGTAGTGTTGGTGTTAAAGATAACAGTACTAAAGTACTAGATATAGGTGATTATCTATACTATGGTAAATATCTGGATAAACCAATTTTATGGAGAATCATTAACCTTGATAAGAGTGGTAACCCAATGCTTTTTTCTGAACGAATCTTATGCATAAAGCCTTTTAATGGAGCTAATGGTGGCGGGGAGGAAACTTACAATTTTGAGCTGTTAAATAAGCATATACGTGTTTATTGGAAGGATGCAAACTTGCGTCAATGGCTTAACAGTTCAGATCAGGTCATAAAATGGGAAGGTGTACCTCCTTCATTAGAATATGTATCGAGAAATCCATACGAATTAGAAGCAGGATTTTTATCAGATAAAAACTTTACTAGAAATGAAAGGGAAATTTTATTAAATCATAAGCATGATGTACTTCTTTCTGAAAAAGATGAAAAAGAGAAAGAAGGGGGCAGTGATTCGTATTATCCAATACAAAGTGGAAGGGCAGCAAATAGGCTGGATGATGCAGAAAAGGATTATAGCAATATATATTACAAGACTTTCACAGACAAGGTTTTCCTTTTATCAACGGTTGAGATAAAACGATACGTGTGGGATAGGGGATGGGAATGCAGAAGAAAGCCTACAAAGGAAGCAGTAAAAGTAAACACTGTAAGAGGTTTTAGTGATAAAGATTACTGTCAATTCTGGCTTGAAACACCACATTGCTTTGGTGATTCTATATGGGCTTTAAGCGAAGAAATGAGGTCTTTGCCAAAGTCTCCGGGTCTTGTAACTAATTGTCCTACGGATGGATACACAGGTGTCTGCCCTGCGGTAGTACTTAATAAGGATTTATGTAAAGTTAAAAGCGGAAAGGGAAGCGAGAATAAACCTTATGAGATAGTTCCAATATCAGGTGAGTAA